One segment of Phragmites australis chromosome 13, lpPhrAust1.1, whole genome shotgun sequence DNA contains the following:
- the LOC133888674 gene encoding uncharacterized protein LOC133888674, whose protein sequence is MDGLLSKLRSLDAHPKVNEDFYSRTLSGGIITLASSVVMLLLFVSELRLYLHAVTETTLRVDTSRGEKLRINFDVTFPALQCSIISLDAMDISGLEHLDVKHDIFKQRIDAHGNVIATKQDAVGGMKMEKPLQHHGGRLEHNETYCGSCYGAQESDEQCCNSCEDVREAYRKKGWGVSNPDLLDQCKREGFLQSIKDEEGEGCNIYGFIEVNKVAGNFHFAPGKSFQQSNVHVHDLLPFQKDSFNVSHKINKLSFGEYFPGVINPLDGVQWVQHSSYGMYQYFIKVVPTVYTDINEHIILSNQFSVTEHFRSSESGRIQALPGVFFFYDLSPIKVTFTKQHVSFLHFLTNVCAIVGGVFTVSGIVDSFVYHGQRAIKKKMEIGKFN, encoded by the exons ATGGACGGGCTCCTGTCCAAGCTCCGCAGCCTGGATGCCCACCCCAAGGTGAACGAGGACTTCTACAGCCGCACCCTCTCCGGCGGCATCATCACGCTCGCCTCCTCCGTCGTCATGCTCCTCCTCTTCGTCTCCGAGCTGC GATTATATCTTCATGCAGTTACGGAGACAACACTAAGGGTTGATACCTCAAGGGGAGAAAAACTTCGCATAAAT TTTGATGTCACCTTTCCAGCCCTTCAGTGTTCTATAATTAGCCTTGATGCAATGGACATCAGTGGACTAGAGCACCTTGATGTG AAACATGATATATTCAAGCAGCGAATTGATGCCCATGGCAATGTTATTGCAACCAAGCAAGATGCAGTTGGTGGTATGAAG ATGGAAAAGCCCTTACAACATCATGGTGGAAGACTTGAACACAATGAGACCTATTGTGGCTCTTGTTATGGTGCACAAGAA TCTGATGAACAATGTTGTAACTCGTGTGAAGATGTCCGTGAAGCATACAGGAAAAAAGGTTGGGGTGTATCTAATCCAGATTTGCTTGATCAG TGTAAAAGAGAGGGCTTCCTTCAAAGTATAAAGGATGAAGAAGGTGAAGGATGCAATATTTATGGCTTCATTGAAGTTAACAAGGTTGCTGGGAATTTCCACTTTGCTCCAGGGAAAAGCTTTCAGCAGTCAAATGTGCATGTTCATGACTTGCTTCCGTTCCAGAAGGACAGCTTCAAT GTCAGCCATAAGATTAACAAATTAAGTTTTGGAGAATACTTTCCTGGCGTTATTAATCCCCTTGATGG GGTGCAATGGGTGCAGCATTCTTCATATGGAATGTATCAATACTTCATCAAG GTTGTTCCCACTGTCTACACTGACATAAATGAACACATCATTCTCTCAAATCAG TTCTCTGTGACGGAACATTTTAGAAGTAGTGAGAGTGGTCGGATACAAGCTCTTCCTGGCGTGTTTTTCTTTTACGACCTTTCGCCAATTAAG GTCACATTCACGAAGCAACATGTGTCGTTTCTACACTTCTTAACTAATGTTTGCGCTATTGTTGGAG GTGTGTTCACTGTTTCTGGAATCGTAGATTCATTTGTATACCATGGCCAGAGAGCAATCAAGAAGAAGATGGAAATCGGCAAATTCAACTGA